The genomic DNA ATCCCGCAACAGTTCCCGGTCGGGTTCCCATTCACCGTGCCGAATGACCTGTTCAACCCGTCACTGCCGGTCGGGCCAACCAATCAGCCGACCATTACCATTCCGGTGCAGGGCATTTACGTGGACCGCAACCTGCGCACGCCGTACATCCAGCAGTACTCACTGGGCGTGCAGTGGGAATTCATCAAGGACACGCAGCTTGAGATTGCCTATGTCGGCTCGGTCGGACGCAAGCTGACGCGCTTCCGCAACCTCAACCAAACCACGTCTCCCAACGCGGTCGGAACCTTTACGCTCAGCCCGCTGTTTTCCACGATTCCCACGATTGGCTTCGGCGTCCATGCCCAGGAAACCACGGCCAATTCGAGCTACAACTCACTTCAGGTGAGCGTGACGCGGCGATTGGCGAAAGGGCTTCAGGGGTTGTTTGCGTACACGTGGTCGCACACCATTGACAACTACTCCGGTCAGATCACATCGGGTGGGACGAGCGACGTATCGGCCGATGTCGGCGACCAGGCCACCTTTGCCGGCACACGCGGCACGGCCGATTTCGACCGACGGCACCGGGTCGTGGCCAGCTTCGTCTATGACTTGCCGAAGCTCTACCAGGGCGACGGGGCGCTGAAGTACCTCGTCAACGACTGGCAAATCGCGGCGGTTTCAATCGTTCAGTCTGGACTGCCGTTCAACGTCGTTTCCGGGCGGGGGTTGTTTGACGCCTCACGGGCGGATTTCGTGCCCGGCTTCCGCGGCAGCGCAGCCCGCAGCGGCAACGTCCGCGACCGGCTGGATAGCTACTTCAACACCGGCGCGTTTGTCGTCGCTACCGGCGCGGGTAACTTCGGCAACACGGGGCGGAACATTCTCCGCGGACCGGCCCAGGCCAATACTGACATCTCTGTTGTGAAGTTCTTCCTGATCGGCGAGCGGCAGCGGGTTGAGTTCCGCACGGAGTTCTTCAATGCGTTCAACCAAACCAACTTTGCCAACCCGATTAGCACGGGCGCGCCGCTCGTGCCGGGGGGAGCGCCACTGAATCCGAACTTCGGGCGGATTCTTTCGACCTCAACCGGGCCGCGCCTGATTCAGTTTGCCTTCAAATACAGCTTCTAAGGCAAGCTGGCGTTCACGCCGCGCAGGCAAAACAGTGTGGGGAGAGGCACCTTCGCCGCTCCCCACCGGTTTTTTTAATCCTCACGCGCACAACCACCAGCACGCCGTCCTGGCTTGTCGCGCGCGGCTATTCGATGGTGAGCGAAACGAATCGAAATTCCCAGCGACCGTTGACCTGGACTTCAATCCCGACCACAACGGTTTCGCCCAGGCGAAAGTCCTGCGCCAGGCGCGCTACGTCTTCGGGCGACATCACCGGCCGCCGATTGAGGCTGTGGATCACGATTCCTTTTGCGAGTCCGGCTTCATCGGCCGGACTGCCCGGCACGACTGATTCGATGATGACGCCGTTAGGCTGGCGAAGCTTTGAAACCAAGTCGGGCGGGAGTGGCGCGACATTCAGGCCCAGCAGGTTCGCGTTCTTGGCAGCCTCGTCTTTGGCCACCGATTTGGCGGCCGTTTCATTGCCTGGGCGTTCATCAATCGTCACCTGAACGCTCTGCGGTTGTCCATCGCGGATGAATTCCACCGTGACCGTCTTTCCGACTTCGGTTTCGGCCACCTTGGCGGTCAACTCCCGCTCATTGCGAATCACCGCGCCGTCAAACTTGATGATGAAGTCGCCGCTGCGCAAGCCGGCGCGGGCGGCCGGACTTTCCGGCCCGACAGTATCCTGCACCAACGCGCCCTCGGTGTTGGGCAATCCAAGCGACTTGGCTTGCGCCTCCGTCATTGGCTGGACTGGCAGGCTCACGCCCAGCCAGCCGCGGCGGACCCGTCCCTCCAGAATCAGCTTGCGGCACACACGCTCAACCAAGTCGGAGGGGATGGCAAATCCGATGCCTTCACTTCCACCAGATTCGGAGAGAATCATGGTGTTGACGCCGACGACCTCCCCCCGCAAGTTCACGAGTGGACCGCCGGAGTTGCCCGGATTGATGGAAGCGTCGGTTTGCAGGTAGTTGTTGTACTGGGCGAACCGGTTGGCGCGGGAACTGGGCAGGTTGCGTCCGGTCGCGCTAATTACGCCAACCGTCAGGGTTTGTTCGAGGCCAAACGGCGCGCCGATGGCCATCACCCAATCGCCCTGTTCCATTTCCGCCGGATCGCCGAGTGTGACCGGCGTCAATCCGGTCACGTCGGCCTTGATCACGGCCAGATCGGTCGGCGCATCCACACCAACGAGCTTGGCCAGGACTTGGCGGCCGTCATCGAAGGTCACGCGGATTTTATCTGCCTTGCCAACCACATGCTCATTCGTCACGATGTAGCCATCCGGGCTGATAATGAACCCCGAACCCGAACCGCGCTGTTTGAGACCATCTTCCAGCCCTGGAATCGGTGGATGGTTGCGGCCCAGGCCAAGGGATTCGGTGGAGATGGTCTCAACCACCCGAATACTCACCACCGATGGCTTGACGAGCTTACCAATCCGCCGAAAAGCGGTAGAAAGGTCGGCGGCCGCGCCGTTCAAGGCCTCTCCACGGTGGGAAACAATCGTCAGCTTGGACAAGTCCGGTGCGGATGGACGCGCCGTGCGGGCAAAGACCATCCATCCACTCACAACCAAAGCAAAGCCAACTGAGGCAATCAGAAACGACTGGATGGCAAAACCAAACAACTTGCGAGATGTGTTCATAAGACCAAAACAGCCAAGGGACAAGGTGGGTGGCGGGGAGGAGGAATTCAGTGTGGGGCGCGCGACTTTAGCTGTCAACCAGAGACATCAGGCATAATGCCGCTTGTGGCTGGGCCAGGTGAGAATTTTTCCGACTTTTTCCTGACTGGTAAACTCCATACCGACGGATAGAACGATGCGCTTCAAACCAATGATGAACAGCCTGTGCACAAACATGCCATATTGGTTGCGGTTGGGAATGTGCGGACGCTTGCTTTTGGGTCTGCTCTGTAGCGGACTGCTGAGCCAAGCTTCCCTGGCTCAACAAAACCGGCCCGCGCCGACCGACGACCCCGATGTTTCCATGCTGCGCCAGGGCGCGGAACTGCCGGCCGCGCTTTACGAATCGCGCTTGCTGGTGCGCGCGCTGGGGTTGACGCCTGAGCAAATGCGCCGCATGCAGGACGTTCGGCGTCAGACCGGCCCGGAAATGAACCTGGCCCGGCGTGAAGTTTTTCAGCGCCGCCGGGCATTGAATGAAGCCATTTACGGGGAAGAAGCCAGTGAGCAAGAGGTTGAACAACGGGCGCGCGCCCTGGCCGACGCCGAGGCCACGCTCATCCAGCTTCGCGCCCGCATGCAGTATCGGATTCGGACGCTTCTAACGCCTGAGCAACTGCGCATTCTCAATGAGCTACGCACCGCGCCGCCCGGCGCGCTTCAACGGCGACCGCCAGAACGCCCCGAACCGGAACGGACCGGGCGACCGCCAGGGCCATAGCCGTGCGAGCAGAACGGCTAGTTCACTTAGGGCTTGCCTACCGGGTTACTTTGGCGAGTGGGTTGCTGGCACTATGCGCTATCGGCGCGGCTCGCAGCGGGACGACCCCTGATCGCTACGGCAACGACTTCACGGTGTTTTACGCGGCCGCCCAGCAAGCGCAATGCGCGGGCAACCCCTACGTCATTTCGATTCGCGCGGCAACGCCCTACCTCTACCCACCACTATTTGCGCAACTCCTTAGTCCACTCACGGTCTTTCCGCTCCCCACTGCGGCATTTCTATGGGCGGTCGGGAACATTGGTGGCTGGATTTGGTTGGCGCGCCTGGCGTCTGCCGTTGCTGGAAACCAGCCGCAACCCGGGTCGCGTCAGGTCTGGTGGTGGGTGAGCCTGGCTCCGCTACTCATCGGCAATGTCTTGCTGGGGCAGGTCAACATCTGGATTGCGGCGCTCGTCACCTTCGCCGTGGTGTCCGATGCCCGGCGGCAGCGCAGCGGCACGGCCGGCCTCGCGTTGGCAGTCGCCACCAGCATCAAACTGACCCCGGCGCTGCTCATCCCTTACTTTGTCGGACGCCGCGCCTGGCGCATCGTCGGGTGGTGGGCAGCCTGGGCAATCGTGCTGAACGGATTGTCGGCCGGTGCGCTTGGCTCAGAACGGTGGGCGATCCTCCACGATTGGTATGCAACCATTGTCGTCCAGGGCTGGCGCTTTGATTTCGCCACGCCGAGCAATCAATCGCTCTACGGCGCGGCGCTCCGGGTCGGGCGGGCGTGGTTCGGCTGCGATGACCTGCCGTACTGGCCGCTGGCGCTGGTCGGGGCCGGCGGGCTGTTCTGGGTTGGGCATGCCGGACGACACTTGAGCGGCGCGTCCGCCTATCCGGCTGCCGCGCTGGCCGCTGGCGGGTGCGTGCTGGCAGCCAAGCTGAGCTGGGTGGCGCACTTTGCCCTGCTGGCGCTCCCCATCGCGACGCTGCTTGCGAGTGAAAAGCCACGTCGCCTGGCCTGGCTGGCTATCGTCGCTTTTGCCGGGTGCGCCTGGTCGAGTTTTCGGGCCACGCCAAGCTGGCTGCGCTTGCGGGTGGAGGACTGGTCACTCTTTGCCGTAGCCGGGCTGATGGTGACACTGGCGCTGGCAACCTTGCTTCGGCAGTGTGGTCAGCGGGCGGCGTCGCCTGTGGCACAGGACACGCCCTGAGCGCTGCGACAAGGCGCGCCGGGACCGGTTGGGTGACGCCCAAAACCACGGCGTGGGCCCAAACGACATCAAAACTTGGGGCATGCCCGGTCAAGGCATGCCCCAAGTTGCTCCAACGCCGGCCCAAAGCCTATTCAATGACCCACGTATCGCCGCTATTGAGAAGCTTTTCCAGACTTCCCCGGCCGCGCGCCTGGGCCACTTCAAGCTGCTGCGCCGTGAGTTCCTCGAAGGTCGGCTTGAACACGTTCCGAAAAACACCCATCGGCACCGGAAACTCTGGAAAGTTCATCTGGGTGAGGAGGTAGGCCAGCGTTGGGTCTTCGGCGTTTTCATCGTGAACGAGCAAGTCGTCGGCCGTCACACCGTTTTCCCCAAGCGTCACGACTTCCGGCTTGATGCCGTTGAGCCGAATGCCCTTGTTGCGGTCCTTGCCAAAGATCATCGGCTTGCCATGCTCCAGGTAGAGCATGTTATCGGCGCGCACTTCCTTGTCGCTGATCGGCTTGTAGGCGCCATCGTTGAAGATATTACAGTTCTGGTAAATCTCAACGAACGACACCCCCTTGTGCCGCGCCGCCCGCTCGATAGTCGCGGCCAGGTGCTTGGTATCCACATCAATCGAGCGCGCCACGAAAGTCGCTTCGGAAGCAATCGCCATGCAGAGCGGATTGATCGGACGCTCGATGCTCCCCATCGGACTCGATTTCGTTTTCTTGCCGAATTCCGACGTCGGTGAATACTGCCCCTTGGTCAGCCCATAAATGCGGTTGTTGAACAGCAGGACGTTGACATCCAGGTTGCGCCGCATGACATGGATGAAATGATTGCCGCCAATGGATAGCCCGTCCCCATCCCCGGTGATGACCCAAACCGAGAGGTCGGGATTGGCCACCTTGATGCCGGTGGCAATCGTGGGCGCGCGACCGTGGATGGTGTGGAAACCGTAGGTGTTCATGTAGTACGGAAATCGGCTCGAACAGCCGATGCCGGACACGAACACGAGATTCTCACGGGGAATGTTGAGCTTGGGGAGTACCGATTGGACTTGGAAAAGAATCGAGTAGTCCCCACAGCCGGGACACCAGCGGACTTCCTGATCGGAAATGAAATCCGTCCGTTGCAGATTGAGAGGCGTTTCGGATGCGCCAGCGAGCTTGAGAAGTTCAGTCATAATAATGTGACCCGTATGAAAGCCTGTCGGACTGCGCGACGCCGATGGGAGCCGCCCGTGCCGCGAAGGAAGCGGCTACAGCAATGCCTTACAGCGCGCGATGAGTTCAGAGATTTTGAACGGCTTGCCGGCAACCTTGTTGATGCTCACGCTGTCCACCAGGAACATACCGCGGATCAGCAGGTTGAGCTGCCCTAGGTTGAGTTCGGCAACGGCCACGCGCTTGAAGCGCTTGAGCACGTCACCCAAGTTGCGGGGAAATGGGTTGAGGTAGCGCAAATGGGCGTTCGATACCCGGTAGCCCTGCCGGCGGAGTTCTTCCGTCGCCGTCGCAATTGCGCCGTACGTTCCACCCCAGCCCAAAATCAGTAGGTCGCCTTCCGGGTCGCCTTCCACGGCCAGATCGGGAATGACGTTGGCAATCCGGGCAATTTTTTCGGCGCGCAGGCGAACCATGAAGTCGTGGTTGGCCGGGTCGTAGCTCACGTTCCCGGTGCGGTGCTGTTTTTCCAACCCGCCGATGCGATGCTCCAGTCCAGGCGTCCCCGGCACGGCCCACGGACGGGACAGCGTTTGCTCGTCGCGCTCGTAGGGCAAAAAGCCCGTCGGGTCCTGCCGCAGAACCTGCTTCATCGCCGGAAGCTCGGACAACTGGGGGACTTTCCAAGGCTCCGCACCATTGGCGATATACCCGTCCGACAAATAGAAAACCGGCGTCATGAACGTCACGGCGAGGCGCACGGCCTCGACCGCCATGTTGAAGCAATCGCTGGGCGAGGATGGCGCGACGACGGCGACCGGACATTCACCGTTGCGCCCATAAAGCGCCTGAAGTAAGTCGGATTGCTCGGTTTTGGTCGGCAGCCCGGTGGAGGGGCCGCCGCGCTGTACGTTGACGATCACCACCGGCAGCTCGGTCATGACCGCCAGTCCGATGGCTTCGCTTTTCAGACAGACGCCTGGGCCACTCGTCCCCGTCAACCCGATATGTCCGGCAAAGGCGGCGCCGATGGCCGCGCCCATGGCGGCAATTTCGTCTTCGGCCTGAAACGACTTGACGCCAAAATTTTTGAGCCGCGACAGCTCGTGCAGGATGTCGGAGGCGGGCGTGATTGGATAGCTACCGTAAAATAGCGGCCGTTCCGCCAGTTCTGCGGCCGCCACGAAGCCCAACGCCGCCGCTTCGTTACCGGTAATCTTCCGGTACTTGCCCGGTGGCAGGCTGGCTTTCCGGACCCGATAGTGCGTCGTGAAAATCTCGGTCGTATCGGCGTAGTCAAACCCGGCCTTGAGCGTGCGCCGGTTGGCTTCGGCAATCTCCGGCTTGGCCCCGAACTTTTGCTCTATCCACCGATAGGTTGGTTCGAGCGGCCGGTCAAAGAGCGCAAAGACAATCCCGAGGGCGAAGAAGTTCTTGCAGCGCTCTTTGTTGCGCTTGGTCATCTCGACATCGGCCAGGGCGTTGTAGGTCAAGTCCGTGATCGGAATCGAAATGAGCCGGTAGCCCTTGAGCGAGCCATCGGTCAGCGGGTTTGACGTGTAACCGGCTTTG from Chloracidobacterium validum includes the following:
- a CDS encoding glycosyltransferase family 87 protein — its product is MRAERLVHLGLAYRVTLASGLLALCAIGAARSGTTPDRYGNDFTVFYAAAQQAQCAGNPYVISIRAATPYLYPPLFAQLLSPLTVFPLPTAAFLWAVGNIGGWIWLARLASAVAGNQPQPGSRQVWWWVSLAPLLIGNVLLGQVNIWIAALVTFAVVSDARRQRSGTAGLALAVATSIKLTPALLIPYFVGRRAWRIVGWWAAWAIVLNGLSAGALGSERWAILHDWYATIVVQGWRFDFATPSNQSLYGAALRVGRAWFGCDDLPYWPLALVGAGGLFWVGHAGRHLSGASAYPAAALAAGGCVLAAKLSWVAHFALLALPIATLLASEKPRRLAWLAIVAFAGCAWSSFRATPSWLRLRVEDWSLFAVAGLMVTLALATLLRQCGQRAASPVAQDTP
- a CDS encoding Spy/CpxP family protein refolding chaperone; amino-acid sequence: MPYWLRLGMCGRLLLGLLCSGLLSQASLAQQNRPAPTDDPDVSMLRQGAELPAALYESRLLVRALGLTPEQMRRMQDVRRQTGPEMNLARREVFQRRRALNEAIYGEEASEQEVEQRARALADAEATLIQLRARMQYRIRTLLTPEQLRILNELRTAPPGALQRRPPERPEPERTGRPPGP
- a CDS encoding 2-oxoacid:ferredoxin oxidoreductase subunit beta, which encodes MTELLKLAGASETPLNLQRTDFISDQEVRWCPGCGDYSILFQVQSVLPKLNIPRENLVFVSGIGCSSRFPYYMNTYGFHTIHGRAPTIATGIKVANPDLSVWVITGDGDGLSIGGNHFIHVMRRNLDVNVLLFNNRIYGLTKGQYSPTSEFGKKTKSSPMGSIERPINPLCMAIASEATFVARSIDVDTKHLAATIERAARHKGVSFVEIYQNCNIFNDGAYKPISDKEVRADNMLYLEHGKPMIFGKDRNKGIRLNGIKPEVVTLGENGVTADDLLVHDENAEDPTLAYLLTQMNFPEFPVPMGVFRNVFKPTFEELTAQQLEVAQARGRGSLEKLLNSGDTWVIE
- a CDS encoding 2-oxoacid:acceptor oxidoreductase subunit alpha — its product is MSSTAILGNTEEKIQEVTSVTVRFAGDSGDGMQLTGTQFTNTAALLGNDISTLPDFPAEIRAPQGSLPGVSGFQVNFSSMDIRTPGDEPDVLVAMNPAALKVNLPDLHEGGILIVNENEFIKANLDKAGYTSNPLTDGSLKGYRLISIPITDLTYNALADVEMTKRNKERCKNFFALGIVFALFDRPLEPTYRWIEQKFGAKPEIAEANRRTLKAGFDYADTTEIFTTHYRVRKASLPPGKYRKITGNEAAALGFVAAAELAERPLFYGSYPITPASDILHELSRLKNFGVKSFQAEDEIAAMGAAIGAAFAGHIGLTGTSGPGVCLKSEAIGLAVMTELPVVIVNVQRGGPSTGLPTKTEQSDLLQALYGRNGECPVAVVAPSSPSDCFNMAVEAVRLAVTFMTPVFYLSDGYIANGAEPWKVPQLSELPAMKQVLRQDPTGFLPYERDEQTLSRPWAVPGTPGLEHRIGGLEKQHRTGNVSYDPANHDFMVRLRAEKIARIANVIPDLAVEGDPEGDLLILGWGGTYGAIATATEELRRQGYRVSNAHLRYLNPFPRNLGDVLKRFKRVAVAELNLGQLNLLIRGMFLVDSVSINKVAGKPFKISELIARCKALL
- a CDS encoding Do family serine endopeptidase; protein product: MNTSRKLFGFAIQSFLIASVGFALVVSGWMVFARTARPSAPDLSKLTIVSHRGEALNGAAADLSTAFRRIGKLVKPSVVSIRVVETISTESLGLGRNHPPIPGLEDGLKQRGSGSGFIISPDGYIVTNEHVVGKADKIRVTFDDGRQVLAKLVGVDAPTDLAVIKADVTGLTPVTLGDPAEMEQGDWVMAIGAPFGLEQTLTVGVISATGRNLPSSRANRFAQYNNYLQTDASINPGNSGGPLVNLRGEVVGVNTMILSESGGSEGIGFAIPSDLVERVCRKLILEGRVRRGWLGVSLPVQPMTEAQAKSLGLPNTEGALVQDTVGPESPAARAGLRSGDFIIKFDGAVIRNERELTAKVAETEVGKTVTVEFIRDGQPQSVQVTIDERPGNETAAKSVAKDEAAKNANLLGLNVAPLPPDLVSKLRQPNGVIIESVVPGSPADEAGLAKGIVIHSLNRRPVMSPEDVARLAQDFRLGETVVVGIEVQVNGRWEFRFVSLTIE